The region GCCCTTGTTGGCGAATGACTTCAAGAAGCAAAATCGCCAGCTCATCGTTGTAGCACACAAAGGCTGTCGGGCGCTCCTCTTTCGGCCGTTGCAAAAACTCCCGCGCCACCTCAAGCGGCTTTGTCCATTTCTCCTCTGTTGCGTAGGAAAGAAGATACTCCGTGGCCACAGGCACCTCGTGTTGCTGATGGGCGCGAATAAAGCCGCGCAAACGATCCACCCCTTGCAAATCGTCAGTTTTAAAGAAACCGGCAATTCGGCGATGCCCTAAACGAATGAGATGATCAGTCAATAAAAATCCTCCCTGCTCATCGTCCATTTTCACGCATGGACAGCTCACTTCCAAATAACGGGCGTTAATCATGACATACGGGATGTGAAGGTTGTTGAGCGACAAGTAATAGCCAAGGTTCGGATTCCCTTGCGCGCTTTTAGTCGGCTCGATGATCAGTCCGCTCAACGGCTCCCGGATCATCTCCTCAAGCTGCTCTTTCTCTCTCTGTTTATCGTTATTCGTGCTGGCAAGCAAAAGACGGTATCCTTTTTCCCGCAGCGTCTCCTCCGCTCCTCGGACGATATGGGGAAAAATATAATCGGAAATATAGGTCGTTACGATTCCGATCGTTTTCGTATCC is a window of Geobacillus kaustophilus DNA encoding:
- a CDS encoding GntR family transcriptional regulator yields the protein MKEKTLPKYLQLKQEILSWIISGQMKPDEKIPTEHEIANQFQLSRHTVRQALGELEKEGWLYKIQGSGTFVSRPKPKEQVDTKTIGIVTTYISDYIFPHIVRGAEETLREKGYRLLLASTNNDKQREKEQLEEMIREPLSGLIIEPTKSAQGNPNLGYYLSLNNLHIPYVMINARYLEVSCPCVKMDDEQGGFLLTDHLIRLGHRRIAGFFKTDDLQGVDRLRGFIRAHQQHEVPVATEYLLSYATEEKWTKPLEVAREFLQRPKEERPTAFVCYNDELAILLLEVIRQQGLSVPDDLSIVGFDDSTFATATEVKLTTIRHPKTEMGVQAAEMLIQMIEQRSVDKIGDIIYRPELIVRNSTKEI